From Zingiber officinale cultivar Zhangliang chromosome 5B, Zo_v1.1, whole genome shotgun sequence, the proteins below share one genomic window:
- the LOC121986394 gene encoding probable ribosome biogenesis protein RLP24 → MRLEKCWFCSSTIYPGHGIQFVRNDAKIFRFCRSKCHKNFKMKRNPRKVKWTKAYRLLHGKDMTKDSTFELERKRNRPERYDRNVTEKTLKAIKKIDKIRVAREARHHAMRMKGKKATEKRAAVTELEKSIDLVRAPAALLQDTEFAPKIKVKVSESQPEAERMEE, encoded by the exons ATGAGGTTAGAGAAGTGTTGGTTCTGCTCTTCGACCATATATCCAGGACATGGAATTCAATTCGTTCGGAATGATGCGAAG ATATTCCGATTCTGCCGGTCCAAATGccataaaaatttcaaaatgaaGAGGAATCCTCGTAAAGTAAAATGGACAAAGGCATACAGGTTGTTGCACGGGAAGGATATGACTAAG GACTCAACATTCGAGCTTGAACGAAAACGCAACCGGCCAGAAAGATACGATAGGAATGTGACGGAGAAGACACTGAAGGCCATAAAGAAGATCGATAAGATCAGAGTGGCCAGGGAGGCTAGACACCATGCAATGAG GATGAAGGGTAAAAAGGCAACTGAGAAGAGAGCTGCAGTTACTGAGTTGGAGAAGAGTATCGACTTGGTCAGAGCACCTGCTGCCCTTCTTCAGGACACAGAATTTGCGCCGAAGATCAAAGTCAAGGTTTCCGAATCACAGCCTGAGGCGGAGCGAATGGAGGAATGA
- the LOC121987943 gene encoding auxin response factor 6-like translates to MGTRSKHPTYYFHKTLTASDTSTHGCCSIPRRAAEKVFPPLDFSVEPPSQELIAKDLHGNEWKFRHTFRGQPKRHLLTIGWTHFVNAKRLVAGDSVIFIWYGYNELLLGIRRANTHPRVSFADSMHIGLVAAHAASTNTPFTIYYFPRTSPSEFVVPLAKYVKAVLHTRLFEGMRFRMLFETPETGVRRYMGKIVGIGELDPVYWPNSHWRSVKVSWDEPIIVERKLGVSPWEIEPLTTFPMYSSPFSLGIKNPWPLTIPSSLVQRDEEINLVARLMCIQSGQNIGFTQTHNLINNTAPWTHQRFDGVHGEVGHVNVAKELPSASSAEMLQLLQQQTEQMNRQNAQNEAAEAAVDHPLLAANYAEFIGPSIMPQPLHSKQCLADHEDNYSLDLHFYSPTSEDVLTLQSPSLDTTMLASFPTTFEMCVHRGDSVGGEFVAKNGDERFFV, encoded by the exons ATGGGTACGCGAAGCAAACATCCCACTTATTACTTCCACAAGACATTGACAGCGAGTGACACCAGCACGCATGGTTGCTGCTCGATTCCCCGTCGAGCTGCAGAGAAAGTGTTTCCGCCTCTG GATTTCTCAGTAGAGCCTCCTTCACAAGAGCTGATCGCGAAGGACCTTCATGGTAATGAATGGAAGTTCCGTCATACCTTCCGAG GACAGCCAAAGAGACATCTGCTGACGATAGGATGGACTCACTTTGTGAATGCAAAACGGCTAGTCGCTGGGGACTCCGTGATATTTATTTG GTACGGATACAACGAGCTGTTGCTGGGAATCCGGCGAGCCAATACACACCCTCGAGTCAGCTTCGCAGACAGCATGCACATAGGCCTCGTTGCAGCTCACGCCGCTTCTACGAATACTCCTTTCACTATATATTATTTCCCAag GACAAGCCCTTCTGAGTTCGTTGTTCCGTTAGCTAAGTATGTTAAAGCTGTTCTCCACACGAGATTGTTTGAAGGCATGCGTTTCCGGATGCTGTTTGAGACGCCCGAGACAGGTGTTCGACG GTATATGGGAAAGATTGTTGGGATTGGCGAGCTTGACCCTGTCTACTGGCCAAATTCGCATTGGCGATCTGTCAAG GTAAGCTGGGATGAGCCCATAATTGTGGAGAGGAAACTAGGAGTTTCGCCATGGGAAATTGAACCACTGACAACCTTTCCAATGTACTCCTCTCCTTTTTCTCTGGGAATCAAGAATCCATGGCCTCTCACAATACCCTCCAGCCTAG TTCAAAGGGATGAGGAGATCAACTTGGTTGCAAGGCTAATGTGCATCCAAAGCGGTCAAAATATAGGGTTCACTCAAACTCATAACCTTATCAACAACACTGCACCATGGACGCACCAAAGATTTGATGGTGTCCACGGTGAGGTGGGCCATGTGAACGTTGCAAAAGAGCTACCATCGGCTTCATCTGCAGAGATGCTGCAGCTACTCCAACAGCAAACTGAACAGATGAATCGTCAAAATGCACAGAACGAGGCAGCAGAAGCAGCGGTGGATCATCCATTGCTTGCTGCTAATTATGCGGAGTTCATCGGCCCTAGCATCATGCCTCAACCTTTGCACAGCAAGCAGTGCCTGGCGGATCATGAAGATAACTACTCACTTGACCTGCACTTCTACTCTCCGACGTCGGAGGATGTTCTCACGTTGCAATCCCCGTCCTTGGACACGACCATGTTGGCATCATTTCCTACTACTTTCGAGATGTGTGTCCACCGTGGTGACTCGGTTGGGGGTGAGTTTGTCGCGAAGAATGGTGATGAGAGATTCTTCGTTTAG